Sequence from the Ictalurus furcatus strain D&B chromosome 25, Billie_1.0, whole genome shotgun sequence genome:
ggccgCAGGTATAGATACCCgtgtgcagaaaggccagctgTGGTAGGAGTTTTGTTTCTATGGTTATACGAGCGTTAAACACACTGGTACTCAGCCATCGGGATGCCAGATCCATTTGTTGTATGAcgatcctgatgtttttcttttcgtccccttctcccctctctGCCTGGGATTGTTCatgatggtttatatgtatgacgtcatgtttttgtttttctacgcccccacggtggaaacaaatttcctcttttgaggaccaataaatgatcgatctatctatccatctcggAGGAGGTTTATTTTTCGCTTGTCTGAAAGCTTTTATTGGTTCTGGGAGTGTTTTGTGTTAAAGCCACATTTTGTTCCCTCAGCTGTTTTCTGCACTGGAGGCAGGGACGGGAACATCATGCTGTGGGACATGAGGTGTAGTAAGAAAGGTAAGAACGGGGACGTTGTATAATGACGGTCTAATCAGGTTCCGATTCTTATAcaagtctgtctctctgtccttcacTGTGTTTATCTGTCGGTGTTTGTCggcctctgtctctgtcggtGTTTGTCTGTCTCGGTCTGTCTCTGTCGGTGTTTATCTGTCTCTGtcagtgtttctgtctgtcagtGTTTGTCGTCTCTGTcggtctctctgtgtttctgtctcgGTCATTGTTCGTCCATCTCTGTTGGTATTTGTCTGTCGTCTCTCTTGGTCTCTGTcggtgtctgtctgtctctgtcggtGTCTGTCTGTCGTCTCTGTCGGTGTCTGTCTGTCGTCTCTGTCGGTGTCTGTCTGTCGTCTCTCTtggcctctgtctgtctctctctgtctctctgtcggtGTCTGtcggtctctgtctctgtcggtGTTTGTCTGTCAGTGTCTGTTGTTGTCTGTCTGTCGTCTCTGTCGGTGTCTGTCTGTCGTCTGTcgttgtctgtctgtcggtgTTTGTCTGTCGTCTCTCTtggcctctgtctgtctctctgtctgtctctctgtcggtGTCTGtcggtctctgtctctgtcggtGTTTGTCTGTCGGTGTCTGTCTGTCGTCTCTGTTGGcgtttgtctgtctgtcggtgTTTGTCTGTCGTCTCTGTcggtgtttgtctgtctctgtcggtGTTTGTAATCTCTCTTGGTCTCTGTcggtgtctgtctgtctctgtctgtctgtctctgtcgatgtttgtttgtctgtctctgtcggcatttgtctgtctgtcggtgTCCGGTGTCGGTCGGCCTTTGTcggggtgtttctatccccgtctgtctgtctgatttctgtttctgttggtgtctctctctctctctctctctctctctctctctctctctctctctctctctctgtctgacccAAATGATCCTTGTCCTTTCTCTGTAGACGGCTTCTACAGGCAGATGAAACAGATTAGTGGCGCTCATATGAAGGTGGAGCGAAACACGCcgcaaacaaagaaaaagcgaGCTACGTCAAGAGGAATGGCTCCTTCTGTGGTAAGACGGGCTTTTAGTGCTACAGCGCTGATGTACACTGGGGATAGTGCCGCAACCGCTAATCaacatttcataataaaatAGTTATCAACTAATTTCACTATCGATGTTCTCATGCAGCCCACCGTGACATATCATCACATCATTTAGTCATGTGCTTagtagttgttgtgttttttgtttgtttgttttaaatgcaaatggcCCAACATCAGTAAATTCCATGCTCCAGTAATTAGTGAATACAGTTTACGAACACTCGGTACTTCACGATTGCACtattaataaagacaaattaatACCTTAATGcttcaatataaacataacgGTAATTCGGGGTTTCTGATCTCTTCTCTCTTGAATGTGTTATGGAGGTTGGTTACCCAAATGATTTCATAATAAATGTTTGGCCTGTAAATGATGACTCCTTCACCTCTCGTGCTGCGCAGGACTCTCAGAGAGGTGTGACGGCTGTTCTTTTCCGTGACGAGAACACGCTCATCTCGTCAGGAGCCGTAGATGGGTACGTGCCGGATTAGAAACGCTTCCCGTGCTTTAAGAAACCGAATCCGTTATATGACCGATAATCAGCACACGCCTGGTCTCTCTACAGGATGATTAAGATGTGGGATTTGAGAAAGAGTTACACGGCGTACCAGCAGAACCCCACCCCACTCCAGACCTATAGGTACCCGGGATCCTCCACACGCAAGCTAGGTATAAAACGTTCGCTTGCACAGCGGTCACACAAACACCCAGAACAAACCCTTTGATAATCACTTTGCTTCCGTCCAGGTTATTCAGGCCTGACGTTAGACTGTACGAGCTCCAGGCTGTTCTGTAACTGCACGGATGACAACATTTACACGTTCGACGTGAGTGGAATGAAAACTACACCAGGTAAGGAGCGTTACGCATCACGACGATCCGATATGTAATGAGTAAACgagtcatgagttcaaatcccaagcaccaccaagctaccactgctgggcccttgagcaaggcccttaaccgcGTACCACGATTTGCCAACGTTAACACGTACATCTGATCTGTTTAACGTCGTGGAGCGTCCGCGAAACAAGTTGCTCACACACTAGCATCTGTAAACggccgttccctcaccagcccgtctttcttttcctctctcgaAGACGATACCGCGTCAGAGAGCTTCAACCGACGTTCACGTCGGGCTTCTACGAAGCGTTAACTTGAAGGTTCCTTGCGAATGTGCTGAAGAAATGTCTCCTCGTGTACACACGATTTTAAAACCTGTTCCAAACGTGGACCGCCTGCCGTACAAGTCGCCGTGTACGCTGTTGCTATTTCGTAGCCGTCGCGCTACGAAATCGACGCGAAATCGAgcaagcttgcaattttttacCGCAGatccgggccgagacgcgtcgcgTGACGTCGTCAGAACGCGTATTCGGTCGAAACcgccttcgattcacgtgcgtcgaacgtgagtacagctaccGACAGACATCTCTGCGAAagattgcgatttcgccgattcgagtGGTTTTCCCCAATGACAAAATGGATCACTTTAAACGAATCGTGAGTCatcctggccaatcagatttgcgAATTCATTAGCGTCGTGGTGTAATGCTAAATTATACAAGTAATAGAGGATAAAGACATTGTGGCTGGATATTTCTAACTACAGACCCTGAGGATATTGCTAACTACTTTAATATTCTTTAAGGTGGTGATCATAAGAAGAGGAGTCGGAATTATCATTCTGAAATGTCTGAAGGTGCGCACGTTTCTTCAACGCCGCTCATGCTCCGTCTTCTGTCTGTTCTTGCAGTGGCTGTGTTCAGTGGCCACCGTAACTCCTCGTTCTACGTGAAGTCCAGCGTGAGTCCGGACGATCAGTTCCTGGCCAGCGGGTCGAGTGACGGCAACGCTTATATCTGGAAGGTCAGGGGCTTGAGCGGTGTTTATAtatgatttgttgttgtttttaaatttccttACATGTGGAATATGTGTGGCTCTCTTAAATGTTCTGAATCTTCTCTCTATAGATCTCTGACCCAGCTCAGGCTCCTGTTATGCTTCAGGGTCACAGCCAGGAAGTGACATCAGTCACCTGGAGCCCCTCTGATTTTACGAAGGTAAGCAGTTTACTGGGAGCTTTTATAGATGATGGAGCTGGCGGTTAGTGTTCCCTAACCCCTATTaagtgtttaaatgattttttaaaaaaaaagtaatggcGCCGGAGATCGAGTCATCGGTGTCCCGATGTGTAGCGAGCCTGGGTTCTTACCGGAGCTCGAACCCGTGTAGACGATGTATTGATTCAcgagctagggagctgattgagacatacCACTTCTCTCAAAACCAAAAATGTGAGGAACACCACTAAGCCAGATCCGTTCTATCTTCTGCGcgaagggccggtgtgggtgcgggTCTTCATTCCAGTCGAGCatgagccacacctgattccgtCTGTTttatcagttgatcttggctttcaatagactcatattaaatagaaaacccacactggccctttgcgCCAGATGAAGTGACTCCGTGAGTTCGTACATATTTCTTAGCATCAAGCTGGTTAAATAGCATATCAAACTTTTATGTAACATATCTAATTTgtacattaatggctgttaaTGGTCCTGCGTGCAATTCTCAAATCGCCCACAAGATGGCACCATTTATCGGCGGATCCGATATTTCCAAATCGATATACGATTATGGTCAAACGCTTAAATATCGGTAAAACCgattatcggtcgatctctatcTTTTATCAGAGCTTTTTTACCATCTATATCTAGTGTCTACATCTGCTTCTGGCATTTACCATTAAACCCTGTCTTTTGCTTTATTCCTCCATCCCTCTAAACTAAATTTGTCCTATCATGTTGATGTTGGGAAGCTCTAGTAAACTGTGCGtttgaaaatttttatttttttttttttaccccatgTAGATCGCGACCTGCTCTGACGACAACACCGTGAGGATCTGGAGGCTCAACCGCAGCATCGGCGGAGAATCCTCAGCAGGAGATTTAAACCTTGTAGGCTGGGCACGCCGCAAAATCCAGACACCATCCCGACTATCTGGTAataacagtgatgatgatgatgatgatgatgattactcCATATTTTTACATATAATTTACTTTCAGGCCTTACACACCTTATTTTGTTAGTCGCATTAATCGTTCCAGGGTACCCTGTGTTTGGTGTTCGTAACAAGCTGACCGTTTTTCTCGCTTAAATCTACTATGTATTTTGTATTACTGGGTTCGGGATGCTATGAGGATGTCTTTTTAATGCTTCTCCCTTTGTCTGCGTCAGGCTCCTCCCCTCAGGTTGATGTAACCCCCGTTCGGAGCGGTAGGTCAGGCAGCGACGACTCTCTGTCATCCCCTCAGCCCGGCTCGTGCGCCCCCGGCGGTCCCGACTTCCCTCCTCCATCCGTCACCTCCTCTCCCGCTGATGCACCCTGCCCGCCCCAGTCCAAAACTCCGCTCTCCGTCCCCGTCATTAACACGCTCGGCTCGGAGAGGCGCGCCAAACGCCGCCTGGACACGAGCGAGGCG
This genomic interval carries:
- the dtl gene encoding denticleless protein homolog, coding for MLFRFVVDRGVGKRRRNDKHGDYPLSSLLECFQCARYDEHMSYGDSGVAVPPFGCTFSTAPGQGSMLAVANEEGIVSLYNTERRSTVLKEWLAHDNAVFDIAWVPGANNLVTASGDQTARLWDVVSGELLGSFKGHQCSLKSVSFPTREKAVFCTGGRDGNIMLWDMRCSKKDGFYRQMKQISGAHMKVERNTPQTKKKRATSRGMAPSVDSQRGVTAVLFRDENTLISSGAVDGMIKMWDLRKSYTAYQQNPTPLQTYRYPGSSTRKLGYSGLTLDCTSSRLFCNCTDDNIYTFDVSGMKTTPVAVFSGHRNSSFYVKSSVSPDDQFLASGSSDGNAYIWKISDPAQAPVMLQGHSQEVTSVTWSPSDFTKIATCSDDNTVRIWRLNRSIGGESSAGDLNLVGWARRKIQTPSRLSGSSPQVDVTPVRSGRSGSDDSLSSPQPGSCAPGGPDFPPPSVTSSPADAPCPPQSKTPLSVPVINTLGSERRAKRRLDTSEASAAGEDESDGVTELYPDCKRSRQSPSAFCHSAEERTEQKKERISSDKENRSPPKADWLSAMSRKLKQSHSPNGVKRPDSRTPSLSALSSPQSVKKASSPQTKRTSSPASMKKISAYFQKTPQD